From Astatotilapia calliptera chromosome 19, fAstCal1.2, whole genome shotgun sequence, a single genomic window includes:
- the LOC113011935 gene encoding ubiquitin carboxyl-terminal hydrolase 29-like: MFKLLFHRKKSHKQNVAEKEIPSTSHQSIPDACVAENGQKKKRKWRHLCCSSQTDSDAETESNTVKTQKKCRWFLFKFWKKLHKQNVAEKEIPSTSHQSSVARGGKKIKSQTGTIDRFGFPNIGNTCYMNSCLQSLLNIEEFIRDIRRQGVLWSTDPEAQLLRRLIDVRDCHESTDYGLKDHHLRAFKKAFSSQAPEYTGSAQKDAHEFLTLFLNEVKRLTPHLERNAALLGQSYTCPVEEHHIFKMENMRTCKSCGHQSTQQEEFTSLSLDLVPEGSIINMLETYLKEQEIEFRCDCGGTASELKSSFDTLPRVLILHLKRFGFTQTYNIKKVDDPVRLQRDLVVSSNQGGGCYSLVSSISHYGGTESGHYICSSVHPEESQHSTSDRWLTYNDAQVLHTTGSAVCEEQQQSAYILFYKRNF; this comes from the exons ATGTTTAAACTTCTTTTTCACAGAAAG AAATCGCACAAACAAAACGTGGCAGAGAAGGAAATTCCTTCTACGTCTCATCAGAG CATCCCGGATGCTTGTGTTGCTGAAAATggtcaaaagaagaagagaaaatggagACACCTCTGCTGTTCCTCG CAAACTGACAGCGatgcagagacagagagcaaCACTGTGAAGACACAAAAAAAGTGTCGctggtttctttttaaattctggAAG aaattacacaaacaaaatgtgGCAGAGAAGGAAATTCCTTCTACGTCTCATCAGAG CAGTGTAGCACGcggtgggaaaaaaataaaaagtcaaactGGGACTATAGACCGCTTCGG GTTTCCAAACATCGGAAACACCTGCTACATGAACTCCTGCCTGCAGAGCCTCCTCAACATTGAGGAGTTCATAAGAGACATCAGACGTCAGGGGGTTTTGTGGAGCACAGATCCAGAAGCTCAGCTCTTAAG AAGGCTTATTGATGTCAGGGACTGTCACGAGTCAACAGATTATGGCCTTAAAGATCACCACCTAAGAGCTTTTAAGAAGGCATTCAGCAGTCAAGCTCCTGAATACACCGGCAGTGCACAGAAA gACGCTCATGAATTCCTAACATTGTTCCTCAATGAGGTCAAAAGGCTCACACCTCACCTGGAGAGGAACGCAGCTCTCCTGGGCCAAAGTTATACCTGCCCAGTAGAAGagcatcacatttttaaaatggaaaacatgAGGACATGCAAGAG CTGCGGTCACCAATCAACACAGCAAGAGGAATTCACCAGCTTGTCTCTTGACCTTGTTCCAGAGGGGTCTATTATAAACATGTTAGAGACATACTTGAAG GAACAAGAAATAGAATTTCGCTGTGATTGTGGAGGGACGGCCTCAGAACTGAAGTCGTCTTTTGATACACTGCCAAG AGTCCTGATCTTGCATCTGAAGAGGTTTGGCTTTACACAAACCTACAACATTAAGAAGGTGGATGACCCCGTCAGGCTGCAGAGGGACTTGGTGGTGTCATCCAATCAG GGTGGTGGCTGTTATAGTCTTGTCAGCAGCATCAGTCATTATGGAGGCACAGAGTCAG GACACTACATCTGTAGTTCTGTCCATCCTGAGGAGAGTCAGCACTCTACATCAGATCGCTGGCTCACCTATAATGACGCACAGGTGCTCCACACAACTGGATCTGCAGTTTGTGAGGAACAGCAGCAATCGGCCTACATCCTGTTTTACAAGAGAAAC Ttctga
- the slc18b1 gene encoding MFS-type transporter SLC18B1 isoform X1: MDQHADPPTRDNNTDNNTTAESTDPPHRFTRKEILTLISVASVNFGSMICYSILGPFFPTEAVKKGASQTVVGLIFGCYAVSNLISSLILGKYIVQIGAKFMLIAGLFVSSCCTIIFGFLDRAPAGPIFISLCFVVRSLDAVGFGAATMSAFAITAQIFPNNVATVLGILEIFAGLGLILGPPLGGWLYQTFGYNVPFLSLGCLLLIMVPFNIYVLPSIEAVPSKDSFFRLLTHVKTILVCYVVFTLSAGVGFLDATLSLFAINRFGLSNGYVGLIMLGLPLVYILASPLIGYFTDKYPATRITFLVTGGIAATIGFCLLGPAPFLHIQSQLWLLVVMLGLIGLSLAISVIPIFPELISCAHEIGFEEGLSTLGMVSGLYEAVWCTGTFYGPIVGGIIVQQLSFEWAAVVQGALAFLGAFLIFMYSLCQRTKRQRVQENNQQADERTPLL, from the exons ATGGATCAACATGCCGATCCTCCGACGAGAG ATAACAACACAGATAACAACACCACAGCTGAATCAACAGATCCTCCTCACAGGTTCACAAGAAAAGAGATTCTCACCTTAATATCAGTGGCATCTGTCAACTTTGGCTCTATGATTTGCTACTCAATATTGGGCCCATTTTTTCCCACCGAG GCAGTGAAGAAAGGAGCCAGTCAGACTGTAGTTGGTCTCATATTTGGGTGTTATGCTGTCTCCAATTTAATTAGTTCATTGATATTGGGAAAATAT ATTGTCCAGATTGGTGCAAAGTTCATGCTTATTGCAGGACTTTTTGTATCATCGTGCTGCACTATTATATTTGG ATTTCTTGATCGGGCTCCTGCAGGACCTATATTCATCAGTCTGTGCTTTGTTGTGAGGTCGCTTGATGCTGTCGGCTTTGGCGCTGCTACAATGTCTGCTTTCGCCATCACAGCACAAATATTCCCAAACAATGTGGCAACTGTTTTG GGTATTTTGGAGATTTTTGCAGGACTCGGCCTTATCCTGGGACCACCACTGGGAGGGTGGCTCTACCAGACATTTGGATACAATGTCCCTTTTTTAAGTCTTGGATGCTTGCTGTTGATTATGGTTCCTTTCAACATTTACGTCCTGCCGTCCATTG AGGCAGTCCCATCGAAGGATTCATTCTTTCGACTACTCACCCACGTGAAAACAATCCTGGTTTGCTACGTGGTATTCACTCTGAGTGCAGGTGTGGGCTTTTTGGATGCCACTTTGTCACTGTTTGCTATTAACAGG TTTGGTCTCTCAAATGGCTACGTGGGACTAATAATGCTTGGTTTGCCTTTAGTGTATATTCTGGCATCACCGCTGATTGGGTATTTCACAGATAAATATCCT GCCACTAGGATCACTTTCTTGGTGACAGGCGGCATCGCTGCTACAATTGGCTTCTGTCTTCTTGGTCCCGCCCCTTTTCTTCACATCCAGAG tcAGCTGTGGTTGCTGGTCGTCATGCTTGGTCTAATTGGGCTTTCTCTGGCAATAAGTGTAATCCCCATATTCCCTGAGCTCATTTCATGTGCACA TGAAATAGGATTTGAAGAGGGGCTAAGTACACTTGGAATGGTGTCTGGGTTATATGAAGCAGTGTGGTGCACTGG GACGTTTTATGGCCCCATTGTGGGAGGAATTATTGTTCAACAGCTCAGCTTTGAATGGGCTGCTGTAGTTCAAGGAGCGTTGGCATTTTTGGGT GCATTTCTCATCTTCATGTATTCTCTCTGTCAACGGACAAAACGACAAAG GGTCCAAGAAAACAACCAACAAGCAGATGAAAGAACCCCTCTCCTATGA
- the slc18b1 gene encoding MFS-type transporter SLC18B1 isoform X2 has translation MDQHADPPTRDNNTDNNTTAESTDPPHRFTRKEILTLISVASVNFGSMICYSILGPFFPTEAVKKGASQTVVGLIFGCYAVSNLISSLILGKYIVQIGAKFMLIAGLFVSSCCTIIFGFLDRAPAGPIFISLCFVVRSLDAVGFGAATMSAFAITAQIFPNNVATVLGILEIFAGLGLILGPPLGGWLYQTFGYNVPFLSLGCLLLIMVPFNIYVLPSIEAVPSKDSFFRLLTHVKTILVCYVVFTLSAGVGFLDATLSLFAINRFGLSNGYVGLIMLGLPLVYILASPLIGYFTDKYPATRITFLVTGGIAATIGFCLLGPAPFLHIQSQLWLLVVMLGLIGLSLAISVIPIFPELISCAQTFYGPIVGGIIVQQLSFEWAAVVQGALAFLGAFLIFMYSLCQRTKRQRVQENNQQADERTPLL, from the exons ATGGATCAACATGCCGATCCTCCGACGAGAG ATAACAACACAGATAACAACACCACAGCTGAATCAACAGATCCTCCTCACAGGTTCACAAGAAAAGAGATTCTCACCTTAATATCAGTGGCATCTGTCAACTTTGGCTCTATGATTTGCTACTCAATATTGGGCCCATTTTTTCCCACCGAG GCAGTGAAGAAAGGAGCCAGTCAGACTGTAGTTGGTCTCATATTTGGGTGTTATGCTGTCTCCAATTTAATTAGTTCATTGATATTGGGAAAATAT ATTGTCCAGATTGGTGCAAAGTTCATGCTTATTGCAGGACTTTTTGTATCATCGTGCTGCACTATTATATTTGG ATTTCTTGATCGGGCTCCTGCAGGACCTATATTCATCAGTCTGTGCTTTGTTGTGAGGTCGCTTGATGCTGTCGGCTTTGGCGCTGCTACAATGTCTGCTTTCGCCATCACAGCACAAATATTCCCAAACAATGTGGCAACTGTTTTG GGTATTTTGGAGATTTTTGCAGGACTCGGCCTTATCCTGGGACCACCACTGGGAGGGTGGCTCTACCAGACATTTGGATACAATGTCCCTTTTTTAAGTCTTGGATGCTTGCTGTTGATTATGGTTCCTTTCAACATTTACGTCCTGCCGTCCATTG AGGCAGTCCCATCGAAGGATTCATTCTTTCGACTACTCACCCACGTGAAAACAATCCTGGTTTGCTACGTGGTATTCACTCTGAGTGCAGGTGTGGGCTTTTTGGATGCCACTTTGTCACTGTTTGCTATTAACAGG TTTGGTCTCTCAAATGGCTACGTGGGACTAATAATGCTTGGTTTGCCTTTAGTGTATATTCTGGCATCACCGCTGATTGGGTATTTCACAGATAAATATCCT GCCACTAGGATCACTTTCTTGGTGACAGGCGGCATCGCTGCTACAATTGGCTTCTGTCTTCTTGGTCCCGCCCCTTTTCTTCACATCCAGAG tcAGCTGTGGTTGCTGGTCGTCATGCTTGGTCTAATTGGGCTTTCTCTGGCAATAAGTGTAATCCCCATATTCCCTGAGCTCATTTCATGTGCACA GACGTTTTATGGCCCCATTGTGGGAGGAATTATTGTTCAACAGCTCAGCTTTGAATGGGCTGCTGTAGTTCAAGGAGCGTTGGCATTTTTGGGT GCATTTCTCATCTTCATGTATTCTCTCTGTCAACGGACAAAACGACAAAG GGTCCAAGAAAACAACCAACAAGCAGATGAAAGAACCCCTCTCCTATGA
- the slc18b1 gene encoding MFS-type transporter SLC18B1 isoform X3, translating to MDQHADPPTRDNNTDNNTTAESTDPPHRFTRKEILTLISVASVNFGSMICYSILGPFFPTEAVKKGASQTVVGLIFGCYAVSNLISSLILGKYIVQIGAKFMLIAGLFVSSCCTIIFGFLDRAPAGPIFISLCFVVRSLDAVGFGAATMSAFAITAQIFPNNVATVLGILEIFAGLGLILGPPLGGWLYQTFGYNVPFLSLGCLLLIMVPFNIYVLPSIEAVPSKDSFFRLLTHVKTILVCYVVFTLSAGVGFLDATLSLFAINRFGLSNGYVGLIMLGLPLVYILASPLIGYFTDKYPATRITFLVTGGIAATIGFCLLGPAPFLHIQRLVWDSGNNCTCQSAVVAGRHAWSNWAFSGNKCNPHIP from the exons ATGGATCAACATGCCGATCCTCCGACGAGAG ATAACAACACAGATAACAACACCACAGCTGAATCAACAGATCCTCCTCACAGGTTCACAAGAAAAGAGATTCTCACCTTAATATCAGTGGCATCTGTCAACTTTGGCTCTATGATTTGCTACTCAATATTGGGCCCATTTTTTCCCACCGAG GCAGTGAAGAAAGGAGCCAGTCAGACTGTAGTTGGTCTCATATTTGGGTGTTATGCTGTCTCCAATTTAATTAGTTCATTGATATTGGGAAAATAT ATTGTCCAGATTGGTGCAAAGTTCATGCTTATTGCAGGACTTTTTGTATCATCGTGCTGCACTATTATATTTGG ATTTCTTGATCGGGCTCCTGCAGGACCTATATTCATCAGTCTGTGCTTTGTTGTGAGGTCGCTTGATGCTGTCGGCTTTGGCGCTGCTACAATGTCTGCTTTCGCCATCACAGCACAAATATTCCCAAACAATGTGGCAACTGTTTTG GGTATTTTGGAGATTTTTGCAGGACTCGGCCTTATCCTGGGACCACCACTGGGAGGGTGGCTCTACCAGACATTTGGATACAATGTCCCTTTTTTAAGTCTTGGATGCTTGCTGTTGATTATGGTTCCTTTCAACATTTACGTCCTGCCGTCCATTG AGGCAGTCCCATCGAAGGATTCATTCTTTCGACTACTCACCCACGTGAAAACAATCCTGGTTTGCTACGTGGTATTCACTCTGAGTGCAGGTGTGGGCTTTTTGGATGCCACTTTGTCACTGTTTGCTATTAACAGG TTTGGTCTCTCAAATGGCTACGTGGGACTAATAATGCTTGGTTTGCCTTTAGTGTATATTCTGGCATCACCGCTGATTGGGTATTTCACAGATAAATATCCT GCCACTAGGATCACTTTCTTGGTGACAGGCGGCATCGCTGCTACAATTGGCTTCTGTCTTCTTGGTCCCGCCCCTTTTCTTCACATCCAGAGGTTAGTGTGGGATTCAG GAAATAATTGCACCTGCCAG tcAGCTGTGGTTGCTGGTCGTCATGCTTGGTCTAATTGGGCTTTCTCTGGCAATAAGTGTAATCCCCATATTCCCTGA